One genomic window of [Clostridium] scindens ATCC 35704 includes the following:
- a CDS encoding sensor histidine kinase: MSLYEDKRNPDLFLKQIMESEKEQKRKGRLKIFFGYAAGIGKTYAMLSSAHKAKESGIDVVAGYIEPHTRPETMALTEGLEMLPPRKISYNNIELKEFDLEAALIRKPEILLVDELAHTNAAGSRHEKRYQDIKELLRAGINVYTTVNVQHLESLNDSIAGITGVMVRERIPDSVFDEADQVELVDIEPEELLERMKQGKIYGEKQASRAMYHFFTKENLVSLREIALRRMADRVNLAQEAISNGGAETVEHILICLSPSPSNQKVIRQAARMAGAFHGKFTALYVETPDASGMTKEDIRQLNENTRLAEQLGAKVVTSYGSDIVEEIGAYAKVSRVSKLVLGRTYTKRRMLFIRDSFSEQLSRQAPSLEIFLIPDAYDKKYLKGKKKRKQAKGRKNTGKDLMICIASLAGSTIAAFALNRIFGFSAANIVMVYMLSVLTCAIFASRQIWGAIASVMSILVFNFFFTEPFRTLQVNDPGYLITFGVMFITAVISSTLTRKVKDYARSNARKAYRTEILLETSRKLQDASTLEDIAAKTAEQLGMLLERNIYFYLGKPEKDNAPIVYKVHEDAPEILDDTELAVAQWSYRNNKHAGYTTQTLPGARCLCMAVRSTDKVFAVVGIDMERREIPAFEEGIMGAILNECAFALEKEEWMLSSKESAVRLQKEQLRANLLRSISHDLRTPLTSISGNAETLLGNGEQIKTEQKNAIYKDIYDDSMWLINLVENLLSVTRIENGSMELNLQGEIMEDVIMEALRHVNRRGKEQEIEVDCDEFLMVRVDVRLMMQVIINLVDNAIKYTPPLSIISIKAKRFGDRAVISVSDNGPGIPDDQKEELFRMFYTVNHSVADGRRGMGLGLTLCQAIVGAHGSKIKVYDNVPQGTIFRFELKVEDVKL; the protein is encoded by the coding sequence ATGAGCTTATATGAAGATAAGAGAAATCCCGATCTGTTCCTGAAGCAGATCATGGAAAGCGAGAAGGAGCAGAAACGGAAAGGGAGACTAAAAATATTTTTCGGATACGCAGCAGGCATAGGGAAGACCTATGCCATGCTGTCGTCTGCGCATAAGGCGAAAGAATCGGGGATTGATGTGGTGGCGGGATATATCGAGCCGCATACCCGGCCGGAGACCATGGCTCTCACAGAAGGGCTTGAGATGCTTCCGCCCAGGAAGATTTCCTATAATAATATAGAACTGAAAGAATTCGATTTGGAGGCGGCGCTAATAAGAAAGCCGGAGATTCTGCTGGTGGATGAACTTGCCCATACGAATGCAGCCGGCTCAAGGCATGAGAAGCGCTACCAGGATATCAAGGAACTCTTAAGAGCAGGCATAAATGTGTATACAACCGTCAATGTACAGCATCTGGAGAGCCTGAACGATTCCATCGCGGGTATAACCGGCGTTATGGTAAGAGAGCGGATTCCCGATTCCGTGTTCGATGAGGCTGACCAGGTGGAGTTGGTGGATATCGAGCCGGAAGAACTGCTGGAGCGCATGAAGCAGGGAAAGATCTATGGGGAGAAGCAGGCCAGCCGGGCCATGTACCATTTTTTCACGAAAGAGAATCTGGTGTCTTTAAGGGAGATTGCCCTGCGTAGAATGGCGGACCGGGTGAATCTGGCCCAGGAAGCCATATCCAACGGGGGCGCAGAGACGGTGGAGCATATATTGATCTGCCTGTCGCCGTCTCCCTCCAACCAGAAGGTGATCCGTCAGGCGGCAAGGATGGCCGGGGCATTCCACGGAAAGTTTACCGCCTTGTATGTGGAGACGCCAGATGCTTCCGGCATGACCAAGGAAGATATCCGGCAGTTAAATGAGAATACCAGGCTTGCTGAACAGCTGGGCGCCAAGGTGGTAACTTCCTATGGAAGCGATATCGTGGAAGAGATCGGAGCATATGCCAAGGTATCCCGGGTCTCCAAGCTGGTGCTTGGAAGGACGTATACCAAGCGTAGAATGCTATTTATCCGGGACAGTTTCTCGGAGCAATTGAGCAGGCAGGCACCCTCCCTGGAGATCTTCCTGATTCCGGACGCCTATGATAAAAAGTACCTGAAAGGGAAGAAGAAACGCAAGCAGGCTAAGGGCAGAAAGAATACCGGAAAAGATCTGATGATCTGCATAGCAAGCCTTGCAGGTTCCACGATCGCAGCGTTTGCCCTGAACCGTATATTTGGATTCAGCGCGGCGAATATCGTCATGGTGTATATGCTGAGCGTGCTGACCTGCGCAATATTTGCCAGCCGGCAGATCTGGGGAGCTATTGCCAGCGTGATGAGTATCCTGGTATTCAATTTTTTCTTTACAGAGCCGTTTCGGACGCTTCAAGTCAATGATCCGGGGTATCTGATCACCTTCGGAGTCATGTTTATTACAGCGGTTATCAGTTCTACGCTGACCCGCAAGGTCAAGGATTACGCAAGATCGAATGCCCGCAAGGCGTATCGGACAGAGATCCTGCTGGAAACCAGCAGGAAGCTGCAGGACGCATCCACACTGGAGGACATTGCCGCGAAGACGGCGGAACAGCTGGGGATGCTTCTGGAGCGGAATATTTACTTTTATCTGGGAAAACCGGAGAAAGATAATGCACCGATTGTCTATAAGGTTCATGAGGATGCACCAGAGATTCTGGATGATACGGAACTTGCAGTAGCCCAGTGGAGCTACCGCAATAACAAGCATGCCGGATATACCACGCAGACCCTCCCCGGAGCCAGATGTCTGTGCATGGCGGTGCGCAGCACGGACAAGGTCTTCGCGGTGGTAGGAATCGATATGGAGCGGCGGGAGATTCCGGCTTTTGAAGAGGGGATCATGGGGGCGATTCTGAATGAGTGCGCATTTGCCCTTGAGAAGGAGGAATGGATGCTCTCCAGCAAGGAGTCCGCGGTAAGACTGCAGAAAGAGCAGTTAAGAGCCAATCTTCTAAGGTCCATTTCCCATGATTTGCGGACGCCTCTCACCAGCATTTCCGGAAATGCGGAGACCTTGCTGGGAAATGGAGAGCAGATTAAAACAGAGCAGAAGAACGCGATCTATAAGGATATCTACGATGACTCCATGTGGCTGATCAATCTGGTTGAGAATCTACTGTCGGTGACCAGGATCGAGAATGGCTCCATGGAACTGAACCTACAGGGTGAGATCATGGAAGATGTGATCATGGAGGCTCTAAGGCATGTGAACCGCAGGGGAAAAGAGCAGGAGATTGAAGTGGACTGCGATGAATTCCTGATGGTCAGGGTAGACGTGAGGCTGATGATGCAGGTGATCATCAATCTGGTGGACAATGCCATCAAGTACACGCCGCCGCTTTCCATAATCAGCATTAAGGCGAAGCGGTTCGGGGATCGGGCGGTCATCTCCGTCTCAGATAACGGACCTGGAATTCCTGATGACCAGAAGGAAGAACTGTTCCGCATGTTCTATACCGTCAATCATTCCGTGGCGGACGGCAGGAGGGGCATGGGGCTTGGCCTTACACTCTGCCAGGCCATTGTAGGTGCCCATGGAAGTAAGATCAAGGTATATGACAATGTGCCCCAGGGAACCATATTCCGGTTTGAACTGAAAGTGGAGGATGTAAAGTTATGA
- the kdpC gene encoding potassium-transporting ATPase subunit KdpC, producing the protein MKILRSVTGKALAVLAAFTILCGILYPLAVTGISQLLFHDKANGSIIEVDGVKYGSELLGQEFTGKEYMWGRIMSTNTETFTDEKGNATIYAGPSNKSPASQDYEEQVKERIAMIQKANPDAKEESIPVDLVTNSGSGLDPHISADAAKYQVSRIAKERDMQEEEVEKIIDKYTTGRFLGIFGENTVNVLEVNLALDGILK; encoded by the coding sequence ATGAAAATATTAAGATCAGTAACAGGAAAGGCATTGGCAGTCCTGGCGGCATTTACTATATTGTGTGGGATTCTATATCCGCTGGCGGTTACCGGAATTTCCCAGCTGCTCTTTCATGACAAGGCAAATGGGAGTATCATAGAAGTGGACGGGGTCAAGTATGGAAGCGAACTTCTGGGGCAGGAATTTACAGGCAAGGAATATATGTGGGGACGTATCATGAGCACGAACACGGAGACCTTCACGGATGAAAAAGGAAATGCCACGATATACGCAGGTCCCTCCAACAAATCACCGGCAAGCCAGGACTATGAAGAACAAGTGAAGGAACGGATCGCCATGATTCAGAAGGCCAATCCAGACGCGAAGGAGGAGAGCATTCCGGTAGATCTGGTCACAAATTCGGGGAGCGGCCTGGATCCTCATATCAGCGCCGATGCAGCTAAGTACCAGGTGTCAAGGATCGCAAAAGAGCGGGATATGCAGGAAGAAGAGGTGGAGAAGATCATTGACAAGTATACGACAGGCAGATTCTTAGGCATCTTTGGAGAGAACACGGTCAATGTGCTGGAAGTCAACCTTGCATTGGATGGCATTTTGAAGTAA
- the kdpB gene encoding potassium-transporting ATPase subunit KdpB: protein MEKVKKTSLADGKMIKRAIKDSFIKLSPMTEAKNPVMFLVYVSAILTTGLFVLSLVGIQDAPAGFIFGVAIILWFTVLFANFAEAIAEGRGKAQADALRASKKDVTAHKIPSITKKEKVEDVKSAFLKKGELVIVKAGEQIPADGEVIEGAASVDESAITGESAPVIREAGGDRSAVTGGTTVLSDWIVVRVTSEAGESFLDKMIAMVEGASRKKTPNEIALEIFLIALTIIFILVTVSLYAYSLFCADQAGIENPTSITSLIALLVCLAPTTIGALLSAIGIAGMSRLNEANVLAMSGRAIEAAGDVDTLLLDKTGTITLGNRQASEFIPVDGHTVLEVADAAQLSSLPDETPEGRSIVILAKDEFGIRGRDLEDLEMEFIPFTAKTRMSGVNAKGMEIRKGAAEAIKKYVEAGGGIFSKECEDVVKRIAGKGGTPLVVAKNHLVIGVIYLKDIIKSGVKEKFADLRKMGIKTVMITGDNPMTAAAIAAEAGVDDFLAQATPEGKLDMIRELQRKGHLVAMTGDGTNDAPALAQADVAVAMNTGTQAAKEAGNMVDLDSSPTKLIDIVRIGKQLLMTRGSLTTFSIANDLAKYFAIIPALFMGVYPGLAALNIMDLHSAQSAIFSAIIYNALIIIALIPLALKGVKYREVSAGKLLRRNLLVYGAGGIVAPFLCIKVIDMLIVALGFLV, encoded by the coding sequence ATGGAAAAAGTAAAAAAAACCAGTCTTGCAGATGGAAAGATGATAAAAAGAGCCATCAAAGATTCATTCATAAAACTATCGCCGATGACAGAAGCGAAGAATCCGGTCATGTTCCTGGTATACGTCTCAGCAATTCTGACAACTGGGCTGTTTGTATTGTCACTCGTGGGAATCCAGGATGCGCCGGCAGGATTCATCTTCGGAGTGGCGATCATCCTGTGGTTCACTGTCCTTTTCGCTAACTTTGCGGAGGCGATTGCCGAAGGAAGAGGAAAGGCCCAGGCAGACGCTTTAAGGGCATCCAAGAAAGATGTGACGGCCCACAAGATCCCTTCCATTACAAAGAAGGAAAAGGTGGAAGATGTAAAGTCTGCGTTCCTTAAGAAAGGGGAACTGGTTATCGTCAAGGCCGGAGAGCAGATACCGGCAGACGGGGAAGTCATCGAAGGTGCTGCATCCGTCGATGAAAGCGCTATCACAGGAGAGTCGGCGCCGGTAATCCGGGAGGCAGGCGGCGACAGAAGCGCAGTAACAGGAGGAACCACCGTGTTGTCAGACTGGATCGTAGTGCGTGTCACCAGCGAGGCCGGAGAGAGTTTCCTGGACAAGATGATTGCAATGGTTGAAGGGGCATCCAGAAAGAAGACGCCCAATGAGATCGCGCTGGAGATATTCCTGATTGCCCTGACGATCATCTTTATCTTGGTTACTGTATCGCTGTACGCGTACTCCCTGTTCTGTGCAGATCAGGCGGGGATTGAGAATCCGACTTCCATCACTTCGCTGATCGCTCTTCTGGTCTGCCTTGCTCCAACCACCATCGGCGCATTGCTGTCCGCCATTGGTATTGCGGGAATGAGCAGGCTGAACGAGGCAAACGTGCTGGCTATGAGCGGACGGGCCATTGAGGCGGCCGGGGACGTAGACACGCTTCTTCTGGATAAGACAGGGACCATCACGCTTGGAAACAGGCAGGCCAGCGAATTTATTCCAGTAGACGGCCACACCGTTTTGGAGGTGGCTGACGCTGCCCAGTTGTCCTCGCTTCCGGATGAGACACCGGAAGGCCGCAGTATTGTCATTCTCGCCAAGGATGAATTTGGAATACGCGGGAGGGATCTTGAGGACTTAGAGATGGAATTCATCCCATTTACCGCCAAGACCCGCATGAGCGGCGTCAATGCAAAAGGAATGGAAATCCGCAAGGGGGCTGCAGAGGCAATCAAAAAATATGTGGAAGCAGGGGGAGGCATCTTCAGCAAAGAGTGCGAAGATGTTGTGAAAAGGATTGCGGGAAAAGGGGGCACGCCCTTGGTCGTCGCAAAGAACCATCTGGTAATCGGAGTCATCTATTTAAAAGATATCATTAAGTCCGGCGTGAAGGAGAAGTTTGCAGATCTTCGAAAGATGGGGATTAAGACCGTGATGATCACCGGAGACAATCCGATGACTGCAGCGGCGATCGCAGCAGAAGCAGGCGTGGATGATTTCCTGGCGCAGGCCACGCCGGAGGGCAAGCTGGATATGATCCGGGAACTGCAAAGGAAGGGGCATCTGGTGGCAATGACCGGAGATGGGACGAATGACGCGCCGGCGCTTGCACAGGCAGATGTGGCAGTTGCCATGAATACCGGAACCCAGGCTGCAAAAGAAGCGGGCAATATGGTAGATCTGGATTCCTCGCCGACGAAGCTGATCGATATCGTGCGAATTGGAAAACAGCTGCTCATGACGAGAGGGAGCCTGACAACGTTCAGCATTGCCAATGATCTTGCAAAATATTTCGCCATTATCCCGGCTCTGTTCATGGGGGTGTATCCGGGACTGGCCGCGCTTAATATCATGGATCTGCACAGCGCGCAGAGCGCCATATTCTCGGCAATCATATACAATGCGCTGATTATCATCGCATTGATCCCGTTGGCGCTTAAGGGCGTCAAGTACAGGGAAGTATCAGCAGGAAAACTGCTTAGAAGGAACCTTCTGGTCTATGGAGCAGGCGGCATCGTTGCGCCATTTTTGTGTATCAAAGTGATTGATATGCTGATTGTGGCATTAGGATTCCTGGTATAA
- the kdpA gene encoding potassium-transporting ATPase subunit KdpA — MTNSIIQYVLYLVILVALAIPLGGYIAKVMNGEKVWIGKIISPVENLIYKILKVDQDEQMNWKKYAASVGMFSIFSFLLLFAILMCQGFLPWNPQKIPGMSPDLAFNTAVSFVTNTNWQAYSGETGLSYFSQMAGLTVQNFVSATVGIAVLFALIRGFIKVKKEGLGSFWADLTRIVLYVLIPLSIVVAVGLASQGVVQNMKEYETVRLLEPVRAEDGEEITEATVPMGPAASQVAIKQLGTNGGGFFGTNSAYPLENPTPFSNMLEMISILLIPVSLCFTFGKALKDRRQGRAIFAAMAIMLVLALAGVAIAEQNATPQLMADGQVNIEATDGQSGGNMEGKESRFGIAASSTWAVFTTAASNGSVNSMHDSYTPLGGAIPMLLMMLGEVVFGGTGCGLYGMLGFAIMTVFIAGLMVGRTPEYLGKKIEPFEMKMACVICLATPVAILIGSGIAAVLPQNLDSLNNTGAHGLSEILYAYSSAGGNNGSAFAGFGADTPFLNISLGLIMALVRFVPMMAVLAIAGSLARKKQVATTAGTLSTCNAMFVGLLIFIVLLVGALSFFPALSLGPIAEHLQMIG, encoded by the coding sequence ATGACAAATTCAATTATCCAATATGTACTTTACCTTGTAATACTTGTTGCCCTGGCCATCCCGCTGGGGGGCTACATAGCAAAGGTTATGAATGGAGAGAAAGTATGGATTGGCAAAATTATCTCCCCGGTGGAGAATCTCATCTACAAGATACTTAAGGTGGACCAAGATGAACAGATGAATTGGAAGAAATACGCGGCAAGCGTTGGGATGTTCAGCATCTTCAGTTTCCTTCTGCTGTTCGCCATTCTGATGTGCCAGGGGTTCCTGCCCTGGAATCCCCAGAAGATTCCCGGTATGAGTCCGGATCTTGCATTCAATACGGCCGTCAGTTTTGTGACCAATACCAACTGGCAGGCATACAGCGGAGAAACTGGCCTGTCATACTTTTCACAGATGGCCGGACTTACGGTGCAGAACTTTGTATCCGCAACTGTAGGAATCGCAGTGCTGTTCGCACTGATCCGCGGATTCATTAAAGTGAAGAAGGAAGGGCTTGGCAGTTTCTGGGCGGATCTTACCAGAATCGTATTATATGTTCTGATTCCGTTGTCCATTGTAGTTGCCGTGGGCCTGGCTTCTCAGGGAGTCGTTCAGAATATGAAGGAATATGAGACGGTCCGGCTTCTGGAACCGGTCCGGGCAGAGGATGGAGAAGAGATAACGGAGGCAACCGTTCCGATGGGACCGGCGGCCAGCCAGGTTGCCATCAAGCAGCTGGGAACCAATGGAGGAGGATTCTTCGGAACCAATTCGGCGTATCCGCTTGAAAATCCTACGCCTTTTTCAAATATGCTGGAGATGATCTCCATCCTGCTGATTCCGGTTTCATTATGCTTCACCTTCGGAAAGGCGTTGAAGGATAGGCGGCAGGGCCGTGCCATTTTTGCGGCTATGGCGATCATGCTGGTGCTGGCGCTTGCAGGCGTTGCCATAGCCGAGCAGAATGCGACGCCGCAGCTTATGGCAGACGGGCAGGTCAATATTGAGGCGACAGATGGACAGAGCGGCGGTAACATGGAAGGAAAAGAATCCCGGTTCGGAATCGCAGCCAGTTCTACATGGGCGGTATTTACGACGGCTGCATCCAATGGATCCGTCAACTCCATGCATGATTCTTATACCCCTTTAGGAGGCGCGATTCCCATGCTTCTTATGATGCTTGGAGAAGTCGTATTTGGAGGTACCGGCTGCGGATTATATGGCATGCTTGGATTTGCCATCATGACCGTCTTCATAGCAGGCCTTATGGTAGGGCGGACGCCGGAATATCTGGGCAAGAAGATCGAGCCTTTTGAAATGAAGATGGCCTGCGTCATATGCCTTGCCACGCCGGTAGCCATATTGATCGGAAGCGGTATTGCCGCAGTTCTTCCGCAGAATCTGGATAGCCTGAATAATACGGGCGCACATGGATTATCCGAGATACTGTACGCCTACTCATCAGCCGGGGGCAACAATGGTTCGGCATTTGCGGGATTTGGCGCAGATACGCCATTTCTCAATATCTCTCTGGGGCTTATAATGGCTCTGGTGAGATTCGTGCCTATGATGGCAGTGCTGGCCATTGCGGGAAGCCTTGCAAGGAAGAAGCAAGTAGCGACGACAGCAGGCACTTTGTCAACCTGCAATGCGATGTTCGTAGGATTATTGATCTTCATCGTTCTGCTGGTTGGAGCATTGAGTTTCTTCCCGGCGCTTTCATTGGGGCCGATCGCAGAACATTTACAGATGATAGGGTAG
- a CDS encoding J domain-containing protein, protein MENKNYYDILGVSVKATLDEITAAKNLLAKRYHPDVNMKLGVDTTEQMQEILEAYRILSDPKKRSEYDREITGRTAVMQTFDLRNEEEPEEDCAPTFVTYWKAASALYDIIVESDALFKEKDRSSRLAQLSMQAIKYVILLRGASIPEKYWHPDIMNWLLFTWYKNRNLTIAYLLTLYDDYVKEKVPVVEKLRLQKNAFQFQHSVKRLVKY, encoded by the coding sequence ATGGAGAACAAGAATTATTATGATATTTTAGGGGTATCTGTGAAAGCCACGTTGGATGAGATTACTGCCGCCAAGAACCTTCTAGCCAAAAGATACCATCCTGACGTAAATATGAAACTGGGAGTTGACACGACGGAGCAGATGCAGGAGATCCTGGAGGCCTACCGCATCCTTTCAGATCCCAAGAAACGTTCCGAATATGACAGGGAGATTACCGGACGAACAGCTGTCATGCAAACCTTCGACCTGCGTAATGAGGAGGAACCCGAGGAGGATTGTGCCCCTACTTTTGTTACATACTGGAAGGCTGCCAGCGCGCTGTACGATATTATTGTAGAAAGCGACGCCCTTTTCAAGGAGAAGGACCGCTCCAGCCGGCTCGCCCAGCTGTCCATGCAGGCTATCAAATACGTCATCTTGCTGCGCGGCGCCAGCATTCCGGAAAAATACTGGCATCCTGATATTATGAACTGGCTTCTTTTCACCTGGTATAAAAACCGAAACCTTACCATTGCCTATCTTCTCACGCTTTACGATGACTATGTAAAAGAGAAAGTCCCGGTGGTTGAAAAGTTAAGGCTGCAGAAGAATGCCTTCCAGTTCCAGCACTCTGTAAAACGGCTGGTAAAATATTAA
- a CDS encoding acyl-CoA thioesterase, with product MSIKSKKVSETMVQTVHMVRPNHLNAAGRLFGGMLMQWIDEVAGLVGKRHTHMNVITASVDNLRFLRGAYQRDVVVIIGKVTYVGNTSMEVKVDTYKESLEGERTPINHAYFTMVALDENDKPTQVPRLELETDEEREEWERAKKRREIRMMRKEEGF from the coding sequence ATGAGTATAAAGAGTAAAAAAGTATCAGAAACAATGGTGCAGACCGTTCATATGGTCCGGCCTAACCACCTGAATGCGGCAGGCCGCCTGTTTGGGGGCATGCTGATGCAGTGGATTGACGAGGTGGCCGGACTGGTGGGAAAACGGCATACCCATATGAACGTGATCACCGCCTCTGTTGATAACTTAAGATTCCTAAGAGGCGCCTACCAAAGAGACGTGGTAGTCATCATTGGGAAGGTGACATATGTGGGGAATACTTCCATGGAAGTCAAGGTGGATACCTATAAGGAGTCCCTGGAGGGGGAGCGCACGCCAATTAACCATGCTTACTTTACAATGGTGGCACTGGATGAAAACGATAAGCCGACCCAGGTTCCAAGGCTTGAACTGGAGACTGACGAAGAGCGGGAAGAGTGGGAGAGAGCAAAAAAAAGACGCGAAATCCGTATGATGAGAAAAGAAGAAGGCTTCTAG
- the truA gene encoding tRNA pseudouridine(38-40) synthase TruA: MRNIKLTIEYDGSRYQGWTRLGKEESNNTVSNKIIEVLRKMSGEYLIELNCGCRTEVGVHAYAQIANFKTESKMDVLEIKHYLNRYLPMDIAITEVEEVPERFHAQLNAASKTYVYRMTIDDVPSVFDRKYTYHCFKIPDKRVMQQAAMLLIGTHDFKNFSTAKKSKSTERQIFEIEVYGDTEEMQILIHADDFLHNMARLIIGTLMDIGFGTRRKEDIEEIFAGRQLASAPCDPKGLYLQEVAY; encoded by the coding sequence ATGAGGAACATCAAATTAACGATAGAATATGACGGCAGCCGCTACCAGGGCTGGACACGCCTTGGCAAGGAAGAATCCAATAATACGGTATCCAACAAGATAATAGAAGTCTTAAGAAAGATGAGCGGCGAATATCTAATCGAACTGAACTGCGGATGTCGCACGGAAGTAGGCGTCCATGCCTATGCCCAGATTGCCAATTTTAAGACGGAGTCCAAGATGGATGTCCTGGAGATCAAGCATTATCTGAACCGCTATCTTCCCATGGATATCGCTATCACGGAGGTTGAGGAGGTTCCGGAACGTTTCCACGCCCAGCTCAATGCCGCCTCCAAGACTTACGTCTATCGCATGACCATCGATGATGTCCCCAGTGTATTTGACCGGAAGTACACCTACCACTGTTTTAAGATACCTGACAAGCGGGTGATGCAGCAGGCCGCCATGCTTTTAATCGGAACGCATGATTTCAAGAACTTCTCCACCGCGAAGAAGAGCAAGTCCACGGAACGCCAGATATTTGAGATCGAGGTATATGGGGATACGGAGGAGATGCAGATTCTGATACATGCGGATGACTTCCTGCACAATATGGCGCGCCTCATCATAGGCACGCTGATGGATATCGGCTTTGGCACCAGAAGAAAGGAAGATATCGAGGAGATTTTCGCGGGAAGACAGCTGGCAAGCGCCCCCTGCGACCCAAAGGGACTTTATCTTCAGGAAGTCGCCTATTAA
- a CDS encoding DeoR/GlpR family DNA-binding transcription regulator, giving the protein MLAAERQSRIVDVIRKKGSVHVDELAKELSVSPMTIRRDLVKLQQDDRIERCHGGAMAKQEVTYEDKLTSHKKEKEKIARCCFSYVSEGDTVFLDAGTTTYEIARLIKDIPGILIVTNDLEIARLIKDSDAELFICGGSVQKSTGSMFGHYATQMLADFKFDAGFFGAASINEDFEVMTPTIDKMWLKRETPRQCRKSYLAADRSKFGRQAMTRINTLGDYSAVITDKEFAEADLERLEHMNAVIIEAK; this is encoded by the coding sequence ATGCTTGCAGCAGAAAGGCAGTCCAGGATTGTGGATGTCATCCGCAAGAAGGGAAGCGTCCATGTAGATGAACTGGCAAAGGAACTCAGTGTCAGCCCAATGACCATTCGGAGGGATCTGGTAAAATTACAGCAGGATGACAGAATAGAGCGATGCCACGGAGGGGCGATGGCAAAGCAGGAAGTTACCTATGAGGATAAGCTGACCAGCCATAAAAAAGAAAAAGAGAAGATTGCAAGATGCTGCTTTTCGTATGTCTCAGAAGGAGATACGGTTTTCTTGGATGCGGGGACCACGACTTATGAGATCGCCAGACTGATCAAAGACATCCCAGGAATCCTGATCGTTACCAATGATCTGGAGATCGCCAGGCTTATTAAGGACAGCGACGCGGAACTTTTTATCTGTGGCGGCAGTGTACAGAAATCTACCGGAAGCATGTTTGGACATTATGCAACCCAGATGCTGGCGGATTTTAAGTTCGATGCGGGCTTTTTCGGCGCGGCATCCATCAATGAAGATTTTGAAGTGATGACTCCTACGATAGATAAGATGTGGCTAAAGAGGGAAACGCCCAGACAGTGCAGAAAATCCTATCTGGCGGCAGACAGATCCAAGTTTGGACGACAGGCAATGACAAGAATCAATACTCTAGGAGATTACAGCGCTGTTATTACAGACAAAGAGTTTGCCGAAGCAGATTTGGAAAGACTGGAACATATGAATGCCGTAATTATTGAGGCAAAATAA